ACGCGGCGGTGGAAGCCGCCCGCGCCGGCGAGCAGGGCCGCGGCTTCGCGGTGGTCGCCAGCGAGGTGCGCAGCCTGGCGCAGCGCAGCGCCGAGGCGGCGAAGGAAATCAAGGGCCTGATCGGCATCAGCGTCGAGCGCGTCGACCAGGGCAGCGCGCTGGTCGACCAGGCCGGCGCCACCATGCAGGAAGTGGTCGCCGCCATCGGCCGCGTGACCGGGATCGTCGGCGAGATCAGCGCGGCCAGCGCGGAACAGAGCCAGGGCGTGGCGCAGGTCGGTGAGGCCGTGGTGCAGATGGACCAGACCACGCAGCAGAACGCGGCCCTGGTCGAACAGAGCGCGGCCGCCGCCGACGAACTGCGGCGCCAGGCCGGGCAGCTGGTCGAGGCGATGGCGGTGTTCAGGCTGGCGCACGGCGCGGCCGATGCGCCAGGCGCCGGCGCCGCCAAACTGCCCCATCCTGCCGCACCGGCGCGCAGCGCACGGGTGCCGGCGCAGCTGGCGCACGTCGGCTAGGCGCTCCTGGCTGCCGCGCATGCGGCGCTGCAGGGCGGGCGCCGATGCCCTCATCCGGGCATGGCGGCAGTAACGCGCGCCGGCGGCAACCGGCTACCTGCCGCCCGACACGTCGATGAACGTCCCGGTCGAATAGGACGCGTCGCCGGACAACAGCCATAGCACCGCCCTGGCCACCTCCTCTGCCTGGCCGCCGCGTCCCATCGGCACCGACGACCGTAGCCGCTCGACCCGCCCCGGCTCGCCGCCGCTGGCGTGCATGTCGGTGTGAATCAGTCCCGGACGCACGCCGTTCACGCGGATGCCTTCCAGCGCCACTTCCCTGGACGAACCGTCGGCAAGCCGGTTGGTTTGGAGAACGCGTCACCGCATGCCCATCATGATGATACCGCCCTGCTTGAGACGCTGTGGACGATTGTTGCCGTTATCGTGGAAACGGCGTCGATCATTCTTCATCTGCTCGTCGTCAATCTCGACGAAGACGGCATGATGGTGAGCGTATCGGCCGCGACCTCGGTCGGCAAGGCGCTGAACCCTCCTGGCTAATGCTTCTCCAACAAATATGCTGTGAGATTAGACGGTTTATAAATTCCTTCGCTGTTTGCGCCTCCGCAATACAAAACCCTTGCTCGATCAATAGTGTCCAACCAATACGATGGAATCAACTGGATTGACCACTGATTATTACGGAGACGATCGATGAAACGCCACACGATCACATTAAACGCACCAACCTCGGCAGGCGGAAAAGTTCTTTCAGCCAGCAGCAGCGGAAGCATTAATGGGATGACGATTGCGCAAGCCACCCAAAGTTATTGCCAAATCAATTTATCAGATATCAGGAAATCAGCAATACTGATCGCAACGAAACGCAGACAGCGAGAAATTTCGCCGCTACTGAAACTTTTTCCGATGATAGATATATCCTTATCGATGAAATTAGCCAAGAGCCACTCGCCAATATTGAGTACGCTTTGAAAAGAGCAAATGGGCAGGTCGAATTCGGAACCACCGACGAAAAAGGCCATACCCATTTGCTTACGGCTATGGCACATGCTGAATTGATCGAGATTTACTTGTGAGGTAATCATGACGACTTCAGTAACATCTTCATCGGGACGAACCCTTCATCATCATGCAACTAGAACGACAACGCCACGTGAGGATGCCGATGCAAAAGCCGTACGGATCAAAGTAAGTAAAGAAGAACGGCTTGAGGAAAACCGGGAATACCTGAAAAACACGAACGTCCAAGCCTTTCTCAAAGCGATTGCCGATGCGGAAGGAGGCGGATACGACTTCAAGTACGGAGCGATTAAAGGCAAACGCAACGACCCATGGCGATTTTCCGACTACGCGACTCATCCCGGTCCCGGGCGTGACGGTGTCACCACTGCTGCGGGCATGTATCAGATCAACAAATTGACTTGGCAAGATCATGGTGAAAAGGGCATGGGCTTGACCGATTTCACGCCGGAAACACAGGATCTCATCGCCGTTTCGCTTCTTCGCCGACTCGGTGTCATCGACAAGATTAAGGATGGCGATATCGAAGCAGGAATGTCACAGGCATCGAAACCGTGGGCCGCGCTCCCTGCAGGACGCGGCCAAACCGGGCGGTATCAAACCGGGCGGTATAACCAGCCCTGCGTGACATTCGAGCATTTCGAAACGACATACAAGGCTGCGGGAGGAAGCGTCAAATGAAGAACCGCACGATTACATCCATATTCCTCATTGTCGCCACCTCGATTGCCCAGGCCGCGTCGCCCGCATTGGGCGTTGGCGAACCGTTTATCAAGGCCCAGGAGAAACTTCAGGCCGAAGGATGGCGTGCCGATCTGTCGGCACATGCTGCAAGCGGCGAATACACGGGCGTCGAACGCCAACTCGTCCAGGACGGATTTGCCGAGGTCGATTACTGCAGCCTTGGAGAATCGCTATGCGTATTTCAATACATAAGGAACAACGCTTGCTTGCGGCTTCATGCGAAAGGCGAGGAAACGCGCTCTATGAAAATCGAGAGCTGGTCGAATCAATGTCGAGAAAAGGGAGCGAGCGAGGATGTGAATCCTCTTCCGGCCGACGTTCGCTACGCTATGCAATGGCGTGGTGACTGCGATAATTTTGGGCAGTGCGAAGGCATGAACGAGTATTTGCGTAATCTTGAAAAGAAATATGCCGGCCAACCCGCGATCCTGAAACTGCTTGGCGCATATGACGATTCGCTCCAGCCCGGGCGACGTAAAGCGCAATGATCCGCTTGCGATGAGACCGGGGAGGCAGGCGGCATTGAAGCGAGCGGATCGGGCCCGCGTCACCGCAAATCCAGCCAGAACTTGCGCACCCCCTCTTCCTCGTCCAGCGGCCCGACCGTGAACCCGAGCTTCCTCACCAGCCCCAGCACCGGCGCATTCTGCGGCAAC
The genomic region above belongs to Massilia forsythiae and contains:
- a CDS encoding paar repeat-containing protein; amino-acid sequence: MTTSVTSSSGRTLHHHATRTTTPREDADAKAVRIKVSKEERLEENREYLKNTNVQAFLKAIADAEGGGYDFKYGAIKGKRNDPWRFSDYATHPGPGRDGVTTAAGMYQINKLTWQDHGEKGMGLTDFTPETQDLIAVSLLRRLGVIDKIKDGDIEAGMSQASKPWAALPAGRGQTGRYQTGRYNQPCVTFEHFETTYKAAGGSVK